From the genome of Apteryx mantelli isolate bAptMan1 chromosome 12, bAptMan1.hap1, whole genome shotgun sequence:
AATCAGAATAATCGCTGTCAAAAACTAAAGAGCAACACGCCATGTTCTGCTGAGCCAGCGTAGCAGCAGGACACGGTTTATTGGAGCTTGCGGAGCTTGGGGGACTGAAGCAGCTCGTCTGCTTTTCCCCTGTTGTGCTATAGAgggaaaatacattttcctgGGGAGAGGAATCCCAGAGATTCCTTCTCATATTGGAAACGtttgttccttttttattttccagacttctctttcttttgtctACAAGTTGCTGCATGCCGTCATTGGAGCGGGGCCCTTGGAGGAAATTCTTTGTGAGCTTCTGTTGAACACTGCTTAGCATTCCTTGACTGGGAGCTGCAGAAACTGGGATGGAGCTTCCTGAATTGAGAGTAACTGTATATCTGGGAAAGCAATTTTTTCTGGAGCCTTCCAGCTCCAAAATCCTGTTTGCCATCCTTTGCTTCAGCCCGCTGTCGGAACATCTAGAAAGCTCTCCTTTTCTCCGAGCGGGGTACGTTTTCTTCCACCCTGCTGCTTTATTCCAGGGGATCCTTCCTGACTTCTGTCTTGCTTTGTTTCCTGCAGCTGTGTTCTCCGTCGCACCGTCTGTGGATGAGTTCTTGTCTTTTTGCCCAGACATGTCATTTTGTACAGAAAGGTGGCAAACTTGAGGCTGTCTCTGTTCTGATTGTGTCACAGTTTTAAACCCTTTCGTGCCTCTCCTAACTGCCTTCCTCAGTGGTGTCGGCAGAGATACCTcctgaggaacaggacagtgttTCTGCCAGCTACTTCCAAAAACGTGATTGCTAGCACAGCACATACAAGGACTGCTAGCATAGCTCTGTGTTGCTAAAGCAGATTTCATCTCCTGCAAAGAAGTATTTTCTCTGCCATGTGCCACTGTAGCAATGGGGCTGACTTTCCTTCCTGAAGCTGTGTTTAAGCTACCATTAGAAGTGCCGGCCCCCACGAGCTGATGGCTCGCGTGGGAGCCTCCGTTCTGATCCGGCACTGCCTCGCAGGGAGGCTGAGACTGAAGCGAGGAGCTGCAAGCCCTCCTGCCTGGGCAGCTCGGCCAGCGTGTGTGCTCCTTATCAAGAGCACAGTCCTGCTGCATGCCAGGGGAGGTCTGGGAAGAGTTATCCGTCACATGAGTGGGGAGTTTGGCGGTGGAAATGAATGTATGCAGCTCGGCTAAGGCGCCAGGGAGCTTCAGGAAGCCTAACTGTTCACACAGCTTCAGGAGCTGATCACTCAGCTGAGCTGGCAGCGACCCCAGATCCTCCTTCAGCAGCTGGACACTGGATTTCACCTCCGAAATCTCCACATCTTTCTgggggagcagagagcagagcagaagCAGTAAACAACACATTAAAAGACACAAAAGCAGTAGTCAAGGAACCGGTATCTATTATGTATCAGCTAGACCCTTTAAGTTGAGTATGGACCCAAAGACCAGCAAATTGGATCTCCCTGTGTAAGGACGTATTCTCAAACTGTCCCACAAAAGTGACAGATCTGGGATCGAGGTGTACTCCTAACCACTGTGCTGCCCCTCTCCCAGCAGCGTTGCCTTCTCATGTGTTGGGGTGACACATCCTTGCCAAAAGCAACTCCTGCAGCAGGGTCTTTGGAGAATCCAGACCTGGCCAGGACCCAGGAAGTCTCTGACCATTCACGCTCTTGTCTCTGGCAATTATTCCTTTTtgacctcttttttctcttccaactGAAGGGACAAGGTCCTGCATTTCTGCGAGacccctctcccttcccaggcAGGCACTGCACCAGCTCCTCCAGCAAAGGTGTGTGCCAGCATGAGAAAGCAGCATTCCCCAGGCGCCTGCCACAACGGCACTGTCAGGCTCCCCTCCTACCGACAGGGATTTCATCAGAGCTTACAGCACTGTTAACAGACTCTTGGTAAGCATTAGTATTTCGCCTAGAATTAGCATTTTAATATCTTTCCCCCTTCATTAGAATAGGAGCTGTCTATTTTATAATCCATCATTTGAAGATAATTTAATATTCAGataatattttgaagaaatggGAGAAATTCAGAACCACGATTCagaataaaacattaatttgTGTACTTACAGCTGCAAGTCTCCTCTCCATCTCCAGCAGTGTCTGCTCCATTTGGCTTTTATCTGTCAGAGCTTTCAGCACCGAGCCACAGTGAGTTTGAAGAGCGTCTTGCACTAAACAGGGAAATCAATAAAAAACACGTTTGGTCTTTCATTTGTAAATGTGAATAAAGTGCTAGCAATACTATTGCTGCTTCCTCCAAGGTTTGGCATGAAATACTCCACTGTGTTGTGCAACCATAGTGATTTGCCGGCTGAAATCTCCCAGAGCACCAAGCAATGAACAGCAGGGTACATGTTTAATGCAAAGCACTTGAAATTTATAAGATGCTGAGCGTAGGCCAAACCGTGTTTACTGTGCTCTATTAATATGGCAGCTGGAGAAGGAAGGCTATACGAAGCTGAAAAACTTGGTTGgctcagcacaaggaaggctGAAGCTTAGTTTTCTACTAAATGGCTTAGTTTTCTGCTAAATAGGCATGCCCACGGGAAGGGAACCCCAACATCATGACCCACTTCTGTAACTAGCTGGTGGGAAATGGGAACTTGAAAGTGTGACATGAATAATAATGTTCCTAATAACTGGAAGAAGGTGCAAGAGGTTCGTGATTAAGAAGTGCAGCCAAACAGAGAACATATGAAAGAAATGTGTAGGAGGCTGGTGACCAAAGGAACGCTGCCTGAAGGGGCAGTGGGAAACTATGAGGGAGTGTGGAAAGAACTGGGATTCCCAGTCCCTGGACGCCAACTGTGGATGGCTGGGTGCTGCTGTGTACATTCTTGGAGAGAGAGATTCAGGGAGATTTGCTCCATACGCATTGTCCTCCACAGATGCAAAAAACCCAGGTTGCCCATGAGTGTCAGATCGAGCTCTCTGGCTGGGAACAGCCGAGCGAGCCTGATGCTGGGAAGAGGTGGGATCAGAAACAGGCTCTGAGTCAGGCGGCTGCGTCTGGCCATcgagcagctgcagctggaacGCCAGAAGGTAAGTGGGGTCTGGCAACGGCCTGCTGGAGCACAGAGCCTGCGAGGGACATCCCATGTGGAGTTTTCAACTGGACCACGATGCTCTTGCCTTCAGTCAGTCTTGTTGAAAAACTGCTAAAAAAGAGGAATTTTGTTAAACGAACAAAAATAAACTTCCCCCATGTGGTTGTGGTTGTTCTTGCAGTAACCACTGCTGTGCCTAATACACTACAGCACAGGAATACAGTTTACAACGTGGGTGGAGATGAAAAATCCTCAGCAATCTTACAGCAGTATTCTTGTAAAACCAGGATCGTGATGCAGGGAAGGAGGAGCCGTTCACCAAACTTGTCTGGTCTTTTGAACAATGCGGGAAGGTGTGTACAGATGATGTGGCTGGGGTGGAACATTTCCCGGCTGTAGCCAAAGAAGATGCAAAACACTCCTGCTAAaacaaagcctttcccagccaCCCAGCCTGGATAATTGAACCTCTGGAGTCATGGACTACCGCTGTGAGGCTGAGAAAAGGCAGCGTAAAGCCTGTAGTCCAACAAGTGGCTACATGAGCGCTGCAATTAATTAATCCTCTTTTGCTACAGACTCAATGTGTTTGATTGACTTTGGAGAGCTGAGCCCAGCTGAAGCTTTGCCTGCACGTGGAGAGTTTATCTCGGCTCTTTTCCGTGCAGCTTCTCTGACTCCAGTGAAGTGTGCTTTCATGCTGCAGAGCTACCGAGCAGTCAGGAGCTCGTCTCCTCCTGCCAGCTATTTTCATTAAACTTGCAGGGACTTAATTATCTCGGCGAGCTCTGCCCTTCTGTCAAATTCTAATGGAATTGGCCAAAGAGTCAAAAACTATTGGGGACAGGCAGACAGAATGTGATCATATAAGCTTTGTTTCTGTAAGAAATCAGAGACATTTAAAGAGTACATTcgggaggaagagaggaaagagatctGAGTAATTGTGGGCTCTCTAGTTTGTCCTCATACTGTCCACGCTTTTAGAGTAGACCTTGAAGGAAAGAGTAATCAAGGGCATgaaggaaaatggaataaatagGACAAGGTTTTATAAAAGGAAGATTGTGTCTGAATAATATAATATCCCAGGATAAAAGAGCTGACTTCGTTGCCAAAGGCAGTGCAGTGGCTTCTGTCTAGATTTAAACAAAGCTTTTCATTGGCAAGCATTATCTAATGTGAATAAAGCTGAGGAAAAAAGATGGATAAAGACTCAATTAAAGGGAAAACATCAGCTCTTGCAAGGAGTGTCCTGAGGGCACAACGCTGTTCTGGACGGTGCTCCTCAAGGACTGCTCATAGGCCAAGCCTGTTTAAAACCTGCCATAGTGACTTGGGTGCAAAAGCCAGCTGGGCACTTAG
Proteins encoded in this window:
- the IHO1 gene encoding interactor of HORMAD1 protein 1, with product MNFNVWNIKEMFSTPTATGPNKFSVRGSAPSDYSSLSDSQLLFGSQFCPENAQLSAAPLELGTQLGQQNSQDSEPSIFTKYQTKPQLFDEDAREKGLLHFGAGKVKSVLENFEVNKNKIKDKYDREVLSTFISSIKDRLQGLQVCLDKFEEMFDSRNKSILDHLETISKTLQDALQTHCGSVLKALTDKSQMEQTLLEMERRLAAKDVEISEVKSSVQLLKEDLGSLPAQLSDQLLKLCEQLGFLKLPGALAELHTFISTAKLPTHVTDNSSQTSPGMQQDCALDKEHTRWPSCPGRRACSSSLQSQPPCEAVPDQNGGSHASHQLVGAGTSNGSLNTASGRKVSPIATVAHGRENTSLQEMKSALATQSYASSPCMCCASNHVFGSSWQKHCPVPQEVSLPTPLRKAVRRGTKGFKTVTQSEQRQPQVCHLSVQNDMSGQKDKNSSTDGATENTAAGNKARQKSGRIPWNKAAGWKKTYPARRKGELSRCSDSGLKQRMANRILELEGSRKNCFPRYTVTLNSGSSIPVSAAPSQGMLSSVQQKLTKNFLQGPRSNDGMQQLVDKRKRSLENKKGTNVSNMRRNLWDSSPQENVFSLYSTTGEKQTSCFSPPSSASSNKPCPAATLAQQNMACCSLVFDSDYSD